The Piliocolobus tephrosceles isolate RC106 unplaced genomic scaffold, ASM277652v3 unscaffolded_23682, whole genome shotgun sequence genome window below encodes:
- the LOC111534538 gene encoding tumor necrosis factor receptor superfamily member 25-like isoform X1 encodes MHPLIPQATPVPFRSTLGSCPERCAAVCGWRQMFWVQVLLAGLVVPLLLGATLTYTYRHCWPHKPMVTADEAAMEALTPPPATHLSPADNAHTLLVPPDSSEKIRTVQLVGNSCTPGYPQTQEVLYPQVTWSWDQLPNRALGPAPASTLLPESPVGSPAMMLQPGPQLYDVMDAVPARRWKEFVRTLGLREAEIEAVEVEIGRFRDQQYEMLKRWRQQQPAGLGAVYAALERMGLDGCAEDLRSRLQRGP; translated from the exons ATGCACCCCCTCATCCCTCAGGCCACCCCCGTCCCTTTCAGGAGCACCCTGGGGAGCTGTCCAGAGCGCTGTGCCGCTGTCTGTGGCTGGAGGCAGA TGTTCTGGGTCCAGGTGCTCCTGGCTGGCCTTGTGGTTCCCCTCCTGCTTGGGGCCACCCTGACCTACACATACCGCCACTGCTGGCCTCACAAGCCCATGGTTACTG CAGATGAAGCTGCGATGGAGGCTCTGACCCCACCACCG GCCACCCATCTGTCACCCGCCGACAATGCCCACACCCTTCTAGTACCTCCTGACAGCAGTGAGAAGATCCGCACCGTCCAGTTGGTGGGCAACAGCTGTACCCCTGGCTACCCCCAGACCCAGGAGGTGCTCTACCCGCAGGTGACATGGTCCTGGGACCAGCTGCCCAACAGAGCTCTTG GCCCCGCTCCCGCGTCCACACTCTTGCCAGAGTCCCCAGTCGGCTCGCCAGCCATGATGCTGCAGCCGGGCCCGCAGCTCTACGACGTGATGGACGCTGTGCCAGCGCGGCGCTGGAAGGAGTTCGTGCGCACGCTGGGGCTGCGCGAGGCGGAGATCGAAGCCGTGGAGGTGGAGATCGGCCGCTTCCGAGACCAGCAGTACGAGATGCTCAAGCGCTGGCGCCAGCAGCAGCCCGCGGGCCTGGGCGCCGTCTACGCGGCCCTGGAGCGCATGGGGCTGGACGGCTGCGCGGAGGACTTGCGCAGCCGCCTGCAGCGCGGCCCGTGA
- the LOC111534538 gene encoding tumor necrosis factor receptor superfamily member 25-like isoform X2 yields MHPLIPQATPVPFRSTLGSCPERCAAVCGWRQMFWVQVLLAGLVVPLLLGATLTYTYRHCWPHKPMVTDEAAMEALTPPPATHLSPADNAHTLLVPPDSSEKIRTVQLVGNSCTPGYPQTQEVLYPQVTWSWDQLPNRALGPAPASTLLPESPVGSPAMMLQPGPQLYDVMDAVPARRWKEFVRTLGLREAEIEAVEVEIGRFRDQQYEMLKRWRQQQPAGLGAVYAALERMGLDGCAEDLRSRLQRGP; encoded by the exons ATGCACCCCCTCATCCCTCAGGCCACCCCCGTCCCTTTCAGGAGCACCCTGGGGAGCTGTCCAGAGCGCTGTGCCGCTGTCTGTGGCTGGAGGCAGA TGTTCTGGGTCCAGGTGCTCCTGGCTGGCCTTGTGGTTCCCCTCCTGCTTGGGGCCACCCTGACCTACACATACCGCCACTGCTGGCCTCACAAGCCCATGGTTACTG ATGAAGCTGCGATGGAGGCTCTGACCCCACCACCG GCCACCCATCTGTCACCCGCCGACAATGCCCACACCCTTCTAGTACCTCCTGACAGCAGTGAGAAGATCCGCACCGTCCAGTTGGTGGGCAACAGCTGTACCCCTGGCTACCCCCAGACCCAGGAGGTGCTCTACCCGCAGGTGACATGGTCCTGGGACCAGCTGCCCAACAGAGCTCTTG GCCCCGCTCCCGCGTCCACACTCTTGCCAGAGTCCCCAGTCGGCTCGCCAGCCATGATGCTGCAGCCGGGCCCGCAGCTCTACGACGTGATGGACGCTGTGCCAGCGCGGCGCTGGAAGGAGTTCGTGCGCACGCTGGGGCTGCGCGAGGCGGAGATCGAAGCCGTGGAGGTGGAGATCGGCCGCTTCCGAGACCAGCAGTACGAGATGCTCAAGCGCTGGCGCCAGCAGCAGCCCGCGGGCCTGGGCGCCGTCTACGCGGCCCTGGAGCGCATGGGGCTGGACGGCTGCGCGGAGGACTTGCGCAGCCGCCTGCAGCGCGGCCCGTGA